In one window of Gossypium hirsutum isolate 1008001.06 chromosome A01, Gossypium_hirsutum_v2.1, whole genome shotgun sequence DNA:
- the LOC107925636 gene encoding digalactosyldiacylglycerol synthase 1, chloroplastic has translation MDKGSQTTAAAAVATTTTSNSSAFSFISKGWREVRDSADADLQLMKDRANTFKNLAASFDREIENLIQSATPTFSVPAIRQSSEIDFMKKLQPKISEFRRVYSAPEISRRVMEKWGPRAKLGIDLSRIRSAIVAEVDETEEEDMYGIVEFNKFKKDRRARFTEEGQFGDWEPIRALKTRLREFEKKNASVEIFGGFKNSEFVEKVKSSLKAIIKEPQESKDVPPLDVPELLAYLVRQSGPFLDQLGVRRDLCDKIVESLCSKRKNQLVLRSLAEGEPPTVDSDKINDELDLRIASVLQSTGHCYEGGFWTDFVKHDVSDGKRHVAIVTTASLPWMTGTAVNPLFRAAYLAKSAKQKVTLLVPWLCRSDQELVYPNNLTFSSPEEQENYIRNWLEERTGFKADFNISFYPGKFSKERRSIIPAGDTSQFIPSKDTDICILEEPEHLNWYHHGKRWTDKFNHVVGIVHTNYLEYIKREKNGALQAFLVKHINNWVTRAYCHKVLRLSGATQDLPKSVICNVHGVNPKFLKIGEKVAEERELGQQAFSKGAYFLGKMVWAKGYKELIDLLAKHKNDLDGFKLDVYGNGEDAHEVQSTAKRLNLNLNFLKGRDHADDSLHGYKIFINPSVSDVLCTATAEALAMGKFVVCADHPSNEFFRSFPNCLTYKSSEDFVAKVKEALANEPQPLTPEQIYNLSWEAATQRFVEYSELDRVLNNEHNPAKAGSKIIAKSSTLPNLSEMVDGGLAFAHYCLTGNELLRLCTGAIPGTRDYDKQHCKDLHLLPPQVENPIYGW, from the exons ATGGACAAGGGGTCTCAAACTACGGCAGCGGCGGCGGTGGCGACGACGACGACGTCGAATTCCAGTGCTTTCTCGTTCATTTCGAAAGGTTGGAGAGAGGTCCGTGACTCGGCCGACGCGGATTTGCAGCTTATGAAGGACCGAGCCAACACGTTCAAGAACCTCGCAGCGAGTTTTGACAGGGAAATTGAAAACTTAATACAATCCGCGACTCCAACTTTTTCGGTACCAGCGATCCGGCAATCATCGGAAATTGACTTCATGAAGAAGTTGCAGCCTAAGATATCGGAGTTCCGGAGGGTTTACTCGGCGCCGGAGATTAGCAGGAGAGTGATGGAGAAATGGGGGCCGAGAGCGAAGTTAGGGATAGACTTGTCAAGGATAAGGAGCGCGATTGTGGCGGAGGTGGACGAGACCGAGGAAGAGGATATGTATGGAATTGTTGAATTTAATAAGTTTAAGAAAGATAGGAGGGCGAGGTTTACAGAGGAAGGGCAATTTGGGGATTGGGAACCAATTCGGGCATTGAAGACAAGGTTAAGGGAGTTTGAGAAGAAAAATGCGTCGGTGGAAATTTTTGGCGGGTTTAAGAATAGTGAGTTTGTGGAGAAAGTTAAGTCCAGTTTG AAAGCAATAATCAAGGAGCCTCAGGAGTCAAAG GATGTACCCCCACTAGATGTACCTGAACTTTTAGCATATCTGGTAAGGCAGTCTGGGCCTTTTTTGGATCAACTTGGCGTCAGAAGGG ATCTATGTGATAAGATAGTTGAAAGCTTGTGTAGCAAACGGAAGAATCAACTTGTTTTGCGCTCCCTTGCCGAAGGAGAACCCCCTACAGTTGATAGTGATAAGATAAATGATGAACTCGATTTAAGGATAGCCAGCGTTCTTCAAAGTACAGGGCATTGTTATGAGGGTGGCTTTTGGACAGATTTTGTAAAGCATGATGTCTCAGACGGGAAAAGACATGTTGCTATTGTTACAACTGCCAGCCTTCCATGGATGACAGGAACTGCCGTAAATCCACTTTTTCGGGCAGCATACTTGGCCAAATCGGCAAAACAAAAAGTCACTCTCTTGGTTCCGTGGCTTTGCAGATCTGATCAAGAACTTGTTTATCCCAACAATCTCACTTTCAGTTCACCAGAGGAGCAGGAGAATTATATACGTAACTGGCTTGAAGAAAGGACTGGATTTAAAGCTGATTTTAACATCTCCTTTTATCCAGGAAAG TTTTCAAAAGAAAGACGAAGCATAATACCTGCTGGAGATACTTCTCAGTTTATCCCATCAAAAGATACTGATATTTGTATTTTGGAAGAACCAGAACATCTGAACTGGTATCATCATGGTAAACGCTGGACCGACAAATTCAACCATGTTGTTGGTATCGTCCACACAAATTACTTGGAATATATTAAGAGGGAGAAGAATGGTGCTCTACAAGCTTTTCTTGTGAAACACATCAACAATTGGGTCACCAGAGCGTATTGCCACAAG GTTCTTCGTCTTTCTGGTGCAACTCAGGATCTACCAAAATCCGTGATTTGCAATGTTCATGGAGTAAATCCAAAGTTTTTGAAAATTGGGGAGAAAGTTGCTGAAGAAAGGGAGCTTGGGCAGCAAGCCTTTTCTAAAGGAGCATACTTCTTAGGCAAGATGGTCTGGGCAAAAGGATACAAAGAGTTGATAGATTTGCTGGCAAAGCACAAGAATGATCTTGATGGTTTCAAGTTGGATGTGTATGGAAATGGTGAGGACGCACATGAAGTTCAGAGTACAGCTAAGAGGTTGAATCTGAACCTTAATTTTCTGAAAGGAAGGGACCACGCGGATGATTCTCTTCATGG GTACAAAATCTTCATCAACCCCAGTGTCAGCGATGTGCTTTGCACAGCTACTGCAGAGGCACTTGCTATGGGGAAATTCGTAGTATGTGCAGACCATCCTTCAAATGAGTTCTTTAGGTCTTTTCCCAACTGTCTGACTTACAAATCATCTGAAGATTTTGTTGCTAAAGTAAAGGAAGCATTGGCAAATGAGCCTCAACCCCTTACTCCCGAGCAAATATACAACCTGTCGTGGGAGGCTGCCACCCAAAGATTTGTAGAATATTCAGAGCTTGACAGAGTTTTGAATAACGAACATAATCCAGCAAAAGCGGGATCGAAAATAATTGCAAAATCATCGACATTGCCAAACCTTTCAGAGATGGTTGATGGGGGTCTAGCATTCGCCCACTACTGTCTTACAGGAAACGAGTTGCTTAGACTTTGCACGGGGGCAATACCTGGTACACGGGATTACGACAAGCAACATTGTAAAGACCTTCATCTCTTACCACCACAAGTGGAAAATCCCATCTATGGCTGGTAA
- the LOC107925637 gene encoding ribosome biogenesis protein NSA2 homolog, translated as MPQGDYIELHRKRHGYRHDFFEKKRKKEARQVHERSAKAQKALGIKGKMIAKKNYAEKALMKKTLAMHEESSTRRKVDDEVQDGAIPAYLMDRENTTRAKVLSNTIKQKRKEKAGKWEVPIPKVRPVAEDEMFKVLRTGKRKTKQWKRMVTKCTFVGPGFTRKPPKYERFIRPSGLRFTKADVTHPELKCTFNLDIIGVKKNPNGPMYTSLGVMTKGTIIEVNVSELGLVTPAGKVVWGKYAQVTNNPENDGCINAVLLV; from the exons ATG CCGCAAGGTGATTACATAGAGCTACACAGGAAGAGGCATGGTTACCGCCATGACTTCTTCGAGAAGAAGCGCAAGAAGGAAGCTCGTCAAGTACACGAGCGTTCAGCTAAGGCTCAAAAg GCGCTGGGTATTAAGGGTAAGATGATTGCGAAGAAAAATTATGCTGAAAAGGCCCTCATGAAAAAAAC ATTGGCTATGCATGAGGAATCATCAACTAGGCGTAAGGTTGATGACGAAGTCCAAGATGGAGCTATTCCTGCCTATCTTATGGATCGTGAAAATACCACACGTGCTAAG GTTCTTAGCAATACCATAAAGCAAAAGAGGAAAGAGAAAGCCGGAAAATGGGAGGTCCCTATTCCCAAG GTCAGGCCGGTCGCAGAAGATGAGATGTTTAAGGTGCTCAGAACTGGTAAAAGAAAAA CAAAGCAATGGAAGAGAATGGTTACAAAGTGCACATTTGTAGGACCTGGTTTTACAAGAAAGCCTCCAAAATATGAGCGTTTCATCCGTCCTTCAGGATTGCGATTTACTAAAGCTGATGTTACACATCCTGAGCTCAAGTGCACCTTCAATCTCGACATTATTGGGGTAAAGAAAAATCCCAATGGTCCAATGTATACATCTCTTGGTGTCATGACCAAAGGAACAATCATCGAG GTGAATGTAAGTGAATTGGGTTTGGTCACGCCAGCTGGGAAAGTTGTTTGGG GAAAATATGCTCAAGTAACAAATAACCCAGAAAACGACGGGTGTATAAATGCAGTTTTGCTTGTCTAA